One Gammaproteobacteria bacterium DNA segment encodes these proteins:
- a CDS encoding ATP-binding cassette domain-containing protein: MTAVMQVTNLRVDIAGSTLLELPALDLPATGVTGLVGQNGSGKSTLLRILARQQSPSQGDVRYDGRRLSDWGEREFARRVAYLPQQTPLAAGLTARELVALGRYPWHGALGRFQAQDAARVDEALVATETVGLADRFVDSLSGGERQRVWLAMLLAQNADLLLLDEPISALDPAHQTSVLSLIGRISRDKAVAVLVVLHDVNLAARYCDYLIALKQGRLIAAGAPADIMSSEQLSAVYDVDMGVFPNPDTDGVIAYVRT; encoded by the coding sequence ATGACCGCCGTGATGCAGGTGACGAATTTGCGCGTCGACATCGCCGGTAGTACGCTGCTCGAGCTTCCCGCACTCGATCTACCGGCCACGGGCGTGACGGGGCTCGTCGGGCAGAACGGCTCGGGCAAATCCACGCTGCTCAGAATACTGGCGCGGCAGCAGTCGCCGAGCCAGGGCGATGTGCGCTACGATGGGCGGCGCCTCTCGGACTGGGGCGAGCGCGAATTCGCGCGTCGCGTTGCCTACCTGCCGCAACAGACGCCGCTCGCGGCCGGTCTGACCGCGCGCGAACTCGTCGCACTCGGTCGCTATCCCTGGCATGGCGCACTCGGACGCTTCCAGGCACAGGATGCGGCGCGCGTCGACGAGGCGCTGGTCGCGACCGAGACCGTCGGCCTTGCCGACCGCTTCGTCGACTCGCTGTCGGGCGGCGAGCGGCAGCGCGTATGGCTCGCGATGCTGCTCGCACAGAATGCGGATCTACTGCTGCTCGATGAACCGATATCAGCGCTCGACCCGGCACATCAGACGTCCGTGCTGTCTTTGATCGGCCGTATCAGTCGTGACAAAGCGGTCGCGGTGCTGGTCGTGCTGCACGATGTCAACCTGGCGGCGCGCTACTGCGACTATCTGATCGCACTCAAGCAGGGTCGCCTGATCGCCGCCGGCGCACCCGCTGACATCATGTCGTCCGAGCAACTCAGCGCCGTCTACGACGTCGATATGGGCGTGTTTCCGAACCCCGACACCGACGGCGTCATCGCCTACGTGCGTACCTAG